The genomic DNA GagacccagaaaaaaaaaagcagatcGATTATGTCGGCCTCAAGACCAATTCTTCCTTTCAATGGCCTTCCTATTGGCTCTTCTCTTGATCGCAGGTACCATGGTTCAGCTCGGACTCCTAATCATCTTTTGGTTGTCTCAAAAGGCAACATCGGCAGCAGTTTTCTTGGAAATGGTTTGCGGCTTCTCAACACCGGCCTGACAGGGCTGGTCGTCGGCAAAACAAAGATGGCTGTCTGCGGCAGTGTTATACCAGGATCTCCGCTTCCTCCGCTTCCTTCCGATCCTTCTCCCGGTTCATGGTAAGACTAtatatctattttcttttctttatattaatgtttttgtctGATATAAGTAATTCAAAGCTTTATGGGTATATCCTCGCAGGAAAGTTTGGATATTTGGAATGATAGCGACAGTAATTCTACCATTCTTGGGGAACAAATGGGGACCATTACTGAGACTGAAAAGTAAGGAATTGAATTTAATGCTGTTTTTCGTTCGTTGTACAAATTATCGCTCTATCATTTTCATCACtcattgtcaatatatatataggggaagTTGAAACGGCTGCGAATACAGTAGAAGCAGTAGCAGAGGTCATAGAAAAGGTGGCTGAGCAAGTGGATAAGGTAGCAGAAGAGGTCGCCGATCACCTTCCGGCAGGCGGAAAACTCCAACAAGCTGCGACGCTTATTGAACATCTAGCCGAGGAAACGGCCAAGAGTGCCCATCTTGTTGACGAAGCAATCGAGAAGGTTTTTACCTAATACCCTTAttacattttattatattatatcttaatataatataagatCACATGGGCCCATGACTCCATGTGATCCAGTTTTCTTATCAATAGATTAACAGATAGATTATTTCTTTTCTGTAATTTGACCAAGTCTCCTCGTTAATTACGTTAATTAGCTAGTGTCCACTTGCTTGGTTGTTTATTCTTCCCCGCAAGCAGTAAGAATTTGACCGCCACGAGGGTCGAAGCAACCAAAACATTTCTTAGAAACAACGATTTacatatgttttttgtttttctttaattaaccTCCCAATTTTAAGGTGCGGGTTCCTCTCTGGTTCCTGGAAGCTTCATCATGCCTTACTTTTACGGTAAAAGTACAGTTGTGTAGGAAAAGCTGATTATTAATTCAAATACAATTTTGCAGGTTGAAGAAATGGAGAAGCAGGTGGAGTCATGGATCGACCCATTGGCCGAAGAAGCAAAACCTATGCCTAAAGAAGCAAATGGTCAATTACCTGTGCCTAAAGAAGCAAATCGTCAATTATAACAAGGCTAGAAGTACGTAGAATTAGGGCAGGTTATGGGATTTGacttgtaatttttgtttttttttttgggtttattgtaaattttttatttttttattttcttttgatgttCATCAAATTGAACTTCTCTATAAAATGTGTAAGTGACTCTTCTGTTTTAATTGCCTAAGTTATGTGAAAATATGAAATAGATCTTTCCGATGGTTTTCCATTTGAAATTGTGCACTATATGTTAGTTCTAAGTCATCATTTTTGCtacattacattaaaataataattttattaaaaatcacatatacaaaaacaaataaaagggtGGCCAATGGTGGAGCTGCCAACCCTAGGGAGGCCACTTCCAACTCCTTTGGGGTGGCGGCTGGTCACCCCCAATCTCCGATGAGGGTGTCTTGCAGTTAACCCATAGTTGTTGgaggtggctcgcggccaccccaatCATCTCATGAGAGATAGgggtggccaattttttttttttgtcaaactcagtttataaatttgtttttttttttacatataagaaatactttatatatatatatatatatatatataaaagagacaTTGAAGAAATTCTATTTAAAAATCACGCGCTACTCAAATATAAGTATTATCTTAATTTCATCAATTTCACAATCCAAATTTTATAAGAAAGTCTTTAAAAGAATGGTGTAGATAAtgacatcatttaaaaaaatttaaatggctAGCAACGTGTTCACCATGTGACAATATACTTAAAtctgtaaaatataatttataaaataaaatgatttctatACATTtcgatgaatatatatatttggcttctcaaattcttttaaacaaatatatatttctcgtttacttaaaaaaaaaaaaaaaaaaaaaagctcttgagagttttatgaaataaattggaaaaaaggTCTTCAAGGAAAACTCTATCCAATCTCCAATTTGATCCCAACAATGATGTCAAGGAGAGTTACCATCATTGGAAACTTGACAGCATCCATAAGAACTGCCACACCATAttctcatttattattattattcttgaatCAATATTCTTTAAAATACTttattacttataattttttaaagataactaattaaaaattttcattttaatatttattatttttaaaatactaaaatttaaaaatgaataaatgtaaaattggtcattgtaattgacctaaattacaaattactccatattgtataaaaactaatttatagGTCAtgtagttgacctaaattacaaatcactccatatggtacaaaaaataattatgccaaaataatagtttactccctaaaatcaatttatgttaagtaacttaacagaatctgttactttgtcacgtcataccTAATAAAAACGcgacacatgttattattaattttttactttaaaaaatgacaactaagatttttcacatcattttaggacatcagctaagattacacatcagtcTTCCTTCCAAGTCATACTGTTTctgtaaattaacataatatcttttatcccaaaaattttacTATGTGTGTGaccctctctcattttcatcttcttcgCCATGATTTTAGAGCATTTTGTGAGAATTTGGCGGTCACATCTTttaaccattgaaaaataaataaaaacaacattcaagttaataaattatgacaaagttttccttcaaattaagttgaagaaaattgggTTACTCTTTTAATTAAACTAGCATTTATCTTACCACAAGGGTGGTAAttgagttggtagaagaattcctttcatcctagtggtcgcgtgtttgaatccgcttgcggtagtagatgcgtgaaccagatgctacttt from Corylus avellana chromosome ca6, CavTom2PMs-1.0 includes the following:
- the LOC132185615 gene encoding uncharacterized protein LOC132185615 — translated: MSASRPILPFNGLPIGSSLDRRYHGSARTPNHLLVVSKGNIGSSFLGNGLRLLNTGLTGLVVGKTKMAVCGSVIPGSPLPPLPSDPSPGSWKVWIFGMIATVILPFLGNKWGPLLRLKREVETAANTVEAVAEVIEKVAEQVDKVAEEVADHLPAGGKLQQAATLIEHLAEETAKSAHLVDEAIEKVEEMEKQVESWIDPLAEEAKPMPKEANGQLPVPKEANRQL